The DNA segment TTGATGAAATCGGCGAGTTGACCCCGCTGATCCAGACCAAACTCCTCCGTTTTCTCCAGGAGCGGGAGTTCAAGCCGGTGGGCGGCACCCAGACCATCAAGGTCAATGTCCGGATCATTGCCGCCACCAACCGGGATCTGGAAGAGGAGGTCCTGGCCGGCCGCTTCCGGGAAGACCTCTTCTACCGGCTGGTGGTGGTTCCGCTCCGGGTCCCTCCCCTGCGGGAAAGAAAGGGCGATGTGCCGCTGCTGGTGAATCACTTCCTGAAAAAATACTCGGGCAAACTGGAAAAGGACATCCAGGAAATTTCATCATATGCCCTCGAGGTGCTGATGGACTACGATTTCCCCGGCAATGTCCGGGAACTGGAGAATATCATCGAACGGGGAGTGGCCCTGGAGGACTCCAACATCATCCTGCCCGAAAGCCTGACCATCTCCATCCACCGTCGGCACCAGGAAAACCATGGGCAAGGCGACCCGTTGATCGGGGCGGTCCGGGACGAGGAGGAGCTGTTGCGTCTGGGACTTGAAGAGATAATGGCCCGGATGGAAAAAAATATCATCCGCTACGCCCTGGGCAAGACCGGCAACTCCAAGATGCGGGCCGCGGAACTGCTCAAAATCAGTTTCCGCTCCCTGCGGTACAAGGTCCAGAAATACGGAATCAACGACAGAAGGGGCCGGGCCGGTTAACCGGAGTCACTGAATATGGCCAAGCGTTTCTTCTCCAGACATCTCCCCCCGCGCCTTGCCGACGGCCTGTTGAGAGAACACCTCAAGTGGCTGTTCTTTCTCCGGGTGATCTTTATCTCCCTGTTTCTCGGCCTGAGCATTCTCCTCCAGCCTTCGAGCCGGACCCTGATCATCCCGCCGCTCAACTATATCGCCTATTTCATCGCCGGGGTGTACCTCTACACCATCCTCTCGGCCCTGATCCTGAAAAAGATAAAAAAAATCGTCACCTTCGCCTACAGTCAGGTGCTGATCGATTCCCTGCTGGTCTCCCTGCTCATCTACTCCAGCGGCGGCAGCCAATCGATATTCATTCCGGTCTATTTCTTCCCGATCATCGCTGGCAGCATTATCCTTCTCCGCCACGGCGGCCTGGCCACGGCCGCGGCCGGCACCCTGGGATACGGCCTGGTCCTGGTCCTGGAATACCTGGGCCATTACCCCCGGTTCTTCATCAGCTACGGCTACCGGCCGCCCCGGGATTTCATGGTGGTGTTGAACTATTTCTCCATCCATGGACTCAGCTTTTTCCTGGCCGCCTTTTTGAGCGCCCTGCTGTCCGAACAGCTCCGCAAGACGGAAAAGGCCTTAAACCTCACCAGCCGCCGCTTCGACCGGCTGAATTTCCTCTACAAACAGATATTCGACGATATCGCCACCGGGATCATTACCCTGGACGGAGACGGCAGCATCGGTTCCTTTAACCGGGCCTCGGAAAAGATCACCGGCTTTTCCGAGGCAGAGGTGCTTGGCCGGCCGCTGGCCGACATCTTTCCCCAGCTCCGCGGTCTGGCCCGGGCAGCCTCCAGGCCGGCCACCGAACTCGTCAGAAAAGACGGCGGCAGAATCCCGGTGGCCTACTCCTGCTCCAAGTTGAACATGCCTGAAAACTGCGAGGGCTGTCAGGTGATCACCCTGCAGGATCTAAGTGAAATAAAAGAGATGGAAAAACAGGTGCAGCAGGCCGAAAAAATGGCCGCCATCGGCGAGATGGCCGCCGGGGTGGCGCACGAGTTCCGCAACCCGCTGGCCGCAATCTCCGGCTCGGCCGAAGTCCTCCGTCAGGAGATAGAACCCGGGTCGTCCGGTCAACGGTTGCTGGAAATCATCATCCGGGAGTGTAACCGTCAGGAGGAGAGCATCTCCGACTTTCTGTTGTTTTCCAAACCAGGGCATCCGGAAAGGGAATGGATACCGCTCGACAGCCTGGTCCGGGACGTAACCATGTTGCTCCGCCAGTCGAAAAACTGGGCGGATCGTTTCAGGACCATGGTGAATATCCCGCCCCAACTGGACTGCTGGGCCGACCCCCAGCAACTCACCCAGGTGTTTATCAACCTGCTCGGCAACAGTTGTCAGGCCATGGCCAACCAAGGCGACACCATCCGGATCGATGCAGAGGAGTTTACAGCTGAGGATGGACGGCCGAGAACCAGAATCCGGATCAGCGACAACGGTTCGGGGATCGCGCCGGACAACCTGGAAAAGATTTTTGAGCCCTTCTTTACCACCCGGGAGAAAGGCACCGGACTGGGGCTGGCCATTGTCCAACAGATCATTACCAGCCACAAGGGCACCATCAAGGTCCAAGGCCGGCCGGGCCAGGGCGCAATCCTTGAAATCGTCCTGCCCTGCCCGGAGACATAGCGGCGTCAGTGCCCTGTGATCTTACGCCTTCTCCCTCCTGATCACGGCCCCAAGGCCCG comes from the Desulfobacterales bacterium genome and includes:
- a CDS encoding ATP-binding protein, whose translation is MAKRFFSRHLPPRLADGLLREHLKWLFFLRVIFISLFLGLSILLQPSSRTLIIPPLNYIAYFIAGVYLYTILSALILKKIKKIVTFAYSQVLIDSLLVSLLIYSSGGSQSIFIPVYFFPIIAGSIILLRHGGLATAAAGTLGYGLVLVLEYLGHYPRFFISYGYRPPRDFMVVLNYFSIHGLSFFLAAFLSALLSEQLRKTEKALNLTSRRFDRLNFLYKQIFDDIATGIITLDGDGSIGSFNRASEKITGFSEAEVLGRPLADIFPQLRGLARAASRPATELVRKDGGRIPVAYSCSKLNMPENCEGCQVITLQDLSEIKEMEKQVQQAEKMAAIGEMAAGVAHEFRNPLAAISGSAEVLRQEIEPGSSGQRLLEIIIRECNRQEESISDFLLFSKPGHPEREWIPLDSLVRDVTMLLRQSKNWADRFRTMVNIPPQLDCWADPQQLTQVFINLLGNSCQAMANQGDTIRIDAEEFTAEDGRPRTRIRISDNGSGIAPDNLEKIFEPFFTTREKGTGLGLAIVQQIITSHKGTIKVQGRPGQGAILEIVLPCPET